The following coding sequences lie in one Planctomycetota bacterium genomic window:
- a CDS encoding SCO family protein yields MKTTRLILSGLLGSLVLGDVALGQYQRRATDDLDGAFQNEVIEDARSKAGIDEKLGEFIPRDLVFTNANGQQLSIGDVLDEGKPVIIQMAYYRCPQLCGEVMNGMVRSMLDLAGDYEISQDFEVITVSFDSREDVSLARSNKDATVDVMSREFEESDVESGWNFWVGDDLNIERLADAIGFRFAWIPEAQEYSHTGTIVLVTPDGKVSRYLQGPRFEAQTLRLSLVGASEGRLQPSLKDAFILYCFSFDPTTGRYTATAMTVMKIGGATTVVTLGIVILFLLHLEKKGRLRRHPNAGTPIDEVDDVPPPSAPSSGGKPHAFA; encoded by the coding sequence CTGGGCGACGTCGCGCTCGGCCAGTATCAGCGTCGGGCGACCGATGACCTGGACGGTGCGTTCCAGAACGAAGTCATCGAAGATGCCCGCTCCAAGGCCGGAATCGACGAAAAGCTCGGCGAGTTCATCCCGCGCGACCTCGTCTTCACCAACGCCAACGGGCAGCAGCTAAGCATCGGCGACGTCCTGGACGAGGGCAAGCCGGTCATCATCCAGATGGCCTACTACCGCTGTCCCCAGCTCTGCGGCGAGGTCATGAACGGCATGGTCCGCTCCATGCTCGACTTGGCCGGCGATTACGAGATTTCCCAGGACTTCGAGGTCATCACCGTCAGCTTCGACAGCCGCGAGGATGTGTCGCTGGCCCGCAGCAACAAGGACGCGACCGTCGACGTCATGAGCCGCGAGTTCGAGGAGTCGGACGTCGAGTCCGGCTGGAACTTCTGGGTGGGCGACGACCTGAACATCGAGCGGCTAGCCGACGCAATCGGCTTCCGCTTCGCCTGGATCCCGGAGGCTCAGGAGTACAGCCACACGGGTACGATCGTCCTCGTCACGCCCGACGGCAAAGTCAGCCGCTACCTGCAAGGGCCGCGATTTGAAGCGCAGACGCTGCGTTTGAGCCTCGTCGGAGCCAGCGAGGGCCGCCTTCAGCCGAGCCTGAAGGACGCCTTCATCCTCTACTGCTTCAGCTTCGATCCGACCACCGGCCGGTACACCGCGACGGCCATGACGGTCATGAAGATCGGTGGGGCCACGACGGTCGTGACGCTTGGCATCGTCATCCTGTTCCTGCTCCACCTCGAAAAGAAGGGCCGACTGCGTCGTCACCCCAACGCAGGTACGCCGATCGACGAGGTGGACGACGTTCCGCCGCCGTCGGCACCGTCTTCCGGCGGGAAGCCGCACGCGTTTGCCTGA